The nucleotide window GTCGGGCGTGCAACGCGTCATCAAGGGCAGCGAATCCATCGACACCGGCATTTTTGAATGCACCGCCGGTACTTACCGCCGCTCGGTCAAGCAGGCCGAGGTGATGCACTTCATTGCGGGACGCGGACGCTTCACGCCCGATAACGAGGAGACCATCCACTTTCAAAGCGGCGATACGCTGTTCTTTGAAGCCAACACCGAAGGGCTTTGGGAAGTCGAGGAAACGATGCGTAAGGTCTATGTGATTTTCTGAACGCCACGTCATACGTTGCACCGAGCGCCGGGCCGCACCGCACTGAACCTCCGAGGCCGGCGCCTCCTCTCTTTCCCCCGCCAAATCCAGACGCGCGCCACCGCCACTCCGGCCATTCG belongs to Paraburkholderia aromaticivorans and includes:
- a CDS encoding cupin domain-containing protein, with product MKVQQLKQSVNLQNLEDWGTAGLPGTTPIQVSGVQRVIKGSESIDTGIFECTAGTYRRSVKQAEVMHFIAGRGRFTPDNEETIHFQSGDTLFFEANTEGLWEVEETMRKVYVIF